One segment of Panicum virgatum strain AP13 chromosome 1K, P.virgatum_v5, whole genome shotgun sequence DNA contains the following:
- the LOC120652637 gene encoding heat stress transcription factor C-2a-like: MASVDAAAGVAPFVAKTYRMVDDPSTDAVIAWGRDSNSFVVADPFAFSQTLLPAHFKHSNFSSFVRQLNTYGFRKVDPDRWEFAHVAFLRGHTHLLPQIVRRGGGGKRKDDVGSCAANAGAAADEDAVAMEVVRLRREQRAIEDQVAAMSRRVQETERRAKQMLAFLLKVARGPAGDAPPRLLHGGRRRERLRRRRRVRRRGALGVLSYKSAV, translated from the exons ATGGCGAGCGTggacgcggcggccggggtggcgcCGTTCGTGGCCAAGACGTACCGCATGGTGGACGACCCGTCCACGGACGCCGTCATCGCGTGGGGCCGCGACAGCAACAGCTTCGTCGTCGCCGACCCCTTCGCCTTCTCGCAGACGCTGCTTCCCGCGCACTTCAAGCACTCCAACTTCTCCAGCTTCGTGCGCCAGCTCAACACCTAC GGCTTCCGGAAGGTGGATCCGGACCGGTGGGAGTTCGCGCACGTCGCGTTCCTGCGCGGGCATACGCACCTGCTGCCCCAGATAGTGCGCCGGGGCGGTGGCGGGAAGCGCAAGGACGACGTCGGCTCCTGCGCCGCcaacgccggcgccgcggcggacgaGGACGCCGTGGCCATGGAGGTGGTCCGGCTGAGGCGGGAGCAGCGGGCCATCGAGGACCAGGTGGCCGCCATGTCGCGCCGCGTGCAGGAGACGGAGCGCCGGGCCAAGCAGATGCTCGCGTTCCTCCTCAAGGTCGCGCGGGGACCCGCAGGTGATGcgccgcctcgtctcctccacggcggcaggcggcgggagcgactgcggcggcgccgtcgggttcgccgccgcggcgccctagggg TATTATCGTACAAATCCGCCGTGTGA